The region TCCTCCACCTGTGCCTTGTGTTTTCGGCGGGTGGTTTGCTCTTCCTCTGGAGCCTTGGCCGCCTGGTCTGCAGCCACCTTGCTCACCTCTACCGCCTTCTTGGATTCAGCGAGGGCtctcttgagggactcgacctcggttGTGCCAACTGCGAGTATATACACAACATTCTTAGTCCGTTTCCAAACCAAATACACATGAATAAAATTTCTGGATATATTGAAATACGCATACCCTGTGACTCGTCGAACCTCTTATTGGTACGGTCGAGTTCCTCAGTGGATAGCCGGAGCATCCGATTAAGCTCGACAATTTCTGCGGCCTGGGCAGTAGCCGCCAGCTTCGAAGCCTGTCATATATAACAAACAGTGCATGATATACCTGTTAATGATCCTCTATTCGGGTTGTCCCAATCCGaaaagagtctcaggggctactactttcTACACATGGCCATCGCCACACACATATATACAGAATGCTCATGAAGAATATTAACacgcttacctcgaagcctgtcagtAGGCTGTGGAAGGCTTCGGCCAGTCCGCTTttcgcggactgaaccttctccatagccgcacccataagggtgcggtgttcctctACAATGGAGGCACGTTCTAGTGCCTCCCACATACTGTTAGCGGCCTCCGGATTGACAAAGGCCATCGACGGAGCTCTTGCTCCTCCACCCTCCTTCGAAGAGGGATGTTGATCCGAACCCGGTACTGTACTGGTCTTCGGGACAGCATCCGGCGAGGGCCCAGACTACTGGAGTCCTCCACCCTCGATGGTTGTGGGGATCGCCGTGCCCCGCTCTACAATGCCCGAAGTGTTATCCTCGAGCGCCTTCCGGATGGCCTCGTCCGCCCCTCCCCAGCCAGGAGAtggcctttgggatgacacctctaTGTCATCCATGGCTGGGGGAGAGAGGGCAAGAGAGGAGCCGTCACTCTCCGCCTCCTCGGGGGCTAGAGAGTTCCTCGTTGAAGAAGGGATCGGGATTTCACGCGGAGGGCTAAAAAGTATAAAGGAGGTTGGGCATGACAAAGTTAGATTAAAAATATAATTGAATGAGTGAGTTTCTAATACTTACGTctcggccaggggcttctccctttggACCCGCCCCAGACTATGTTCGGACTCTGTGTCTGAACTGTCTGAAAGGACCACTCATCCTTTCTTCGGCGTCGCCCCCTCTAGGTTCTCGGGGGTCGTCCCTTTCCCCCTCCTTGTCTTGAGGGGGGAGTCGctctccacctcctcatcctcctcctcctcctcttcttcatcctcgtcCTCCTCGCAGAGGAGATGGGCTCGGCCCCTCCAGGCACTGTTGCCGGAGGGCCCTTGCGGCGGGGCCCGTCCTTGGACCCTTTGatctttttcttggccttctttctCCGGCGGCTGATaaggcgccggaactagcatcttctccagctgaggagtgactgggtttttgggcagcggaaccggacacttgatccgctccggCTTCTTGGTCAGACCCTGCAACAAAAGACGGGTTGATGAGTTCGGCATAGACCGAATACATGTACATATACATGTGACTAGATATGACTTCGGAGATATCGAATACTTACTAGAGAGGCCGGATACGCGATGTTGATGCCGATGTCTTTGGTCTCCATGGGCTAGGTGCTCTTTTGTGCCTTAAAAAGTAGCTTCCACATTCCCTCGTGTGTAGCGCCGAAGAAGCACTGTAGCGTCCGTGGATCCTCCGGCATGAATTCCCACATGGGGGAAGcccgacgctggcaagggagaatgcGGCAAAAAAGCATGATCTGAACCACATTGGTCAGACCAACATTTTTCCCAGCACGTTGGTGATGCGCGTCTGCAACGCCAGCACCTTCGTCTGGGACCCCCAGTTGATGCCCTTCTCGTTCCAGGAGGTAAgcctcatggggggtccggatctgaactccggaatgGCCACCTAGTTGGGgcggcgtggctcggtgatgtagaaccactcctgttgccagatCTTCACGGTCTCCCCGAAGGCCCCCCTTTGGCCAAGTGGTGTTCGGCAGCTTGCTAATCATCGCTCCGCCACAGTCCGCATGTTGCCCGTCGACCACCTTAGGCTTCATGTGGAAGACCTtgggccataagccgaagtgtgggcagACACGGAGGAGAGCCTCACACATGACTATGAACGCTGATATGTGGAGGaatgagttcggggctagatcatggaaatctagcccgtagtagtacatagaTCAGCGGAcgaagggtggagtggaaaacctaaccctctaaAAAAATGGGGAAGGAAGATGACCCGTTCgccgggctccggagtgggaaGGATTTGACCTTCAGAGGGAAGCCGGTGCTTGATGTCAGCGGCGAGATACCCCCCACTCCGGAGATCTGCTATgttttcctccgtcacggaggaagcctcccacttgcctttggagcCAGCACTGGCCATGGTCGGAGTAGGTGATGGTGGTGGAGAGAAAGACAAAGACTTTGCGGGCGCAGAGATCTTGGGAGATTTAAAGGTTGAGGAGATGTGAAGGCATAGGGAGGAAAGCGGGGGTCCCTTGCCCTTTTATAGGCAGTAAAAATATTAGCCGCCCCCACTCGTGCCTTGAATATCGCATGTTCCCGATGAAGGCATGCATCgcaaacggttggattacccaaatatcaTTGATATGTAATCCAatattaagtgggcacgatctctgttttgacggggcgtgccaatgaggcgtggcctcgaaacacagaacaCAGGGTGCGAAAGCGGTTCGTAATGCCAAAAGGGCAAGTCTGACGCTTCGTCGGAAATGTTGTCAGTAAAAGACATTATTCTCATtttttatatatcctgccttcgtggctaagggttgtatTTGTTGCGAAAAGCCAGATACATTACTTTTTACAGAGGAAAGCCGATGTGTATTCtttaaggaacccgccttgcaatgccgaagacaatctaagcgccgaatatatcatcattgaagacgagtcctggattagggggtcctcgggcgcctGGATtactgatgtgggccggactgatgggccatcaagatacaagacagaagatcatctctcgtgtccggtggggactctcacatgcgtggatggcaagtataagtGTCCGGATATATTGTTCCTTTTTGTAGaaccaactttgtacaaaccctaagcccctctggtgtctatataaactggagggttagaTCAGAggtaggatcacaacattgctaggctaactatctagggttagccgaaccgatctcatggtagatcaactcttgtaacccctatacccttgaatataatcaagcaggagtagagttttacctccattaagagggcccaaacctgggtaaacactatgtcccttctccattgttaccattgatcttcagacgcacaacttgggcccccctacccaagatctgccggttttgacaccgacaattacacctagatcggatatgaactccttcatccagaatccttcatttgctgcttctgaagcagctatgtactcctcttcacatgtagatccctccacgacgctctgcttagaactgcaccaactgacagctccaccattcaatataaatacgtatccggtttgtgacttagagtcatccggatcagtgtcaaagctagcatcgacgtaaccatttcgacaagctctttgtcacctccagaaacgagaaacatatccttagtcctttttaggtacttcaagatgttcttgaccgctgtccagtgatccactcctggattactttggtacctccctgctaaacttatagcaaggcacacatcaggtctggtacacaacattgcatacatgatagaacctatggttgaggcatagggaatggctttcattttctctctatcttctgcagtggtcgggcattgagtctaactcaacttcgcaccttgtaatacaggcaaaagCCCTTTCTTtggctggtccattttgaacttcttcaaaactttatcaaggtatgtgctttgtgaaagtccaattaagcgtcttgatctatctctatagatctgatgcccaatatataggcaacttcaccgaggtctttcattgtaaaattcttattcaagtatccttttatgctatccagaaattatatatcatttccaatcaacaatatgtcatccacatataatattagaaacgctacagagctcccactcactttcttgtaaatataggcttctccaaaagtctgtataaaccatatgctttgatcacactatcaaagcgtatattccaactccgagaggctcgcaccagtccataaatggatcgctggagcttgcacactttgttagcacctttaggatcgaaaaaaccttctggttgcaacaTATGcatctcttctttaagaaatccattaaggaatgcagttttgatatccatttgccaaatttcagaatcataaaatgcggcaattgctaacgtgaTCCAGACATACTTAAGCAatgctacgggtgagaatgtctcatcacagtcaactccttgaacttgtcaaaaacctttcgcaacaagtcgagctttgtagacagtaacaacatacgttattccctttgtcatcggtatgttacttgcctgagattcgatcgtgggtatcctcatacctagttcaatctcgttactggaaagtctctttactcgttccataatgcatcatcccgtaactaactcattagtcacattgcttgcaaggcttagattgatgtgcattaccgagagggcccacagataccgctccgatacacggagtgacaaatcctaatcttgatctatgccagcccaacaaacaccttcggagacacctgtagagcatctttataatcacccagttacgttgtgacgtttgatagcacacaaggtgttcctccagtattcgggagttgcataatctcatagtcagaggaatatgtataagtcatgaagaaagcggtaccaataaaacttaacaatcattatgctaagataacggatgggtcttgtccgtcacatcattctcctaatgatgtgatcccgttcatcaaatgacaatacatttctatggtcaggaaacttaaccatctttgattaacgagctagtctagtagaggcttaccagggatactttgttttgtctatgtattcacacatgtatcaagtttccggttaataaaattctagcatgaataataaacatttatcatgatataaggaaatataaataacaactttattattgcctctagggcatatttcaaaaaCCCTAACTATCAACTAGCCAGAGCCAAAGCACTAGGAATCCCTCCCCGCCAAGGGCCGCCGGAGCACCAAGCGGAGGGGAGGTGAATCCATAGGCTTGCTGAATGCTGACAGAGATTGAGGGAAGGAAGGCTTTCCGTAGTCGCCGCGCGGGATGGGAAATAAACCATTGTGTAAGTCCACACACTTAAAGTTATACATATAATTATTTTGTATAAATTACTATTGAGAGGGCAACAGGGCTCAAGAAACTGATAAGAAAATACTAATGTCATCAACACTTTGATAATAATGGGTCAAAAATATATGTTCTAATCAAGTCCAAAAGGGGAGATGATTTTTTTTGATCTTCAATGCTATGGTTGCAAAGAAAACTATGAACCGGCAAGGATGAGAGGAAAAAACACCCATCGAGATACCATCGTCGTGATATTATAGTTTTGCCACAAGACCCGCTACCACTCGCTCATCCATTTGTTTTGATCCGAATCACACTCTCCGTCAGCTCTTCTTATAGATAAGGAACTCCACTCCTTAAAAACTGATTCATCTAAGTGCTCATTCAAATGATATACTAAAAACAACTTATGCTAACTTGAATGAACTTGGTTAAATAAAGTCATTCCACAACATACTTTCTAAATATAGATGTGTAAGCACCGCCGATACTAATGCCACATAATATCACTTATTAATCATAGAAAACCCATCAACAACCCCCACCTGTATGGCAATGGGCTGGGTATCAAATTAATACTCAAGATACATACTAACTTTAGCATAATTGTTATCATATCCGTATTTGTTTACTTACTAGGTTGTATACCATTTTATTTTGCAACAAAATACATCTTTATTACTTTGCATAGAATTACAATTGGCCAAACATGAAATCCTATGTGATCTAGAACAATGCAACCTAATACTGCCCCNNNNNNNNNNNNNNNNNNNNNNNNNNNNNNNNNNNNNNNNNNNNNNNNNNNNNNNNNNNNNNNNNNNNNNNNNNNNNNNNNNNNNNNNNNNNNNNNNNNNNNNNNNNNNNNNNNNNNNNNNNNNNNNNNNNNNNNNNNNNNNNNNNNNNNNNNNNNNNNNNNNNNNNNNNNNNNNNNNNNNNNNNNNNNNNNNNNNNNNNNNNNNNNNNNNNNNNNNNNNNNNNNNNNNNNNNNNNNNNNNNNNNNNNNNNNNNNNNNNNNNNNNNNNNNNNNNNNNNNNNNNNNNACACTAGTGCACTCATGTTGTGCTGACACATGACTTTCTTGAGAAAGAACTTGCCGTTTGTAGAAACAAGCCACTTAATCACGAACTATGTGACAGTGAACTGAAGCATATGTTGATTTATCAAAGCCTTATAGTCTGCATGAACAACCATTGAGGATGAGATCCTCAACGACTATAGCAAACCCCTAAAAATTCCATTTCAAGAGACTTGACATAAATCGTCAAATAAGTCTCCATGACGTGAAGAGGAAATCATAGTATATGGCACGCAAGACCATGCTAGCAATGGTTGAACCATGCAAACCGTAAACCATTGATGGTCATGTTGTGGTACACTGGTACAATGTACATATCATACACATCATTCTGGAATCAATGACTCACCCAAGGTGGCATAGTGATTGTTTGATTTTGATGGAAGCTATATTCATTTGTTGTCAAAATTTCTATGGTGAACCAAAATAATTAAATATAACTTCTTAATACTACCTCTATTTGATTTACAAGTCGGGCACATGTTTATAGATCTTTAATTTAAATAGCAAAATGTGTGTCATATGTTAGTACAAACAAATATAGTAACTTGAGGTTCATCGCTGAATggagtttctaaacatatattgttTGCGCATACTACACATATTTTGTTTTGTTATTCAAAATCAAAACCTAGAAAATCATGTCGAACTTTCAAAAACCGAACGAAGGAAGAACTTCAACCTTAAAAGCTTTGTCCAACACCACCTTATTTCATACTACTAGCCTCCAAATAACATAGATATATTAATAACAAAATGCCGTATTTATTTGGTTCTTTATTTGCCAAATGCTGTCGCAAGACACTCAACCATACACTGATTTATGACAGCATAATAAATTCGCATCATATAAAGCAGCAACAACACTcccgaaaaagaaaaagaaaaacactttCCAATCGCACTCCCAAACCACAGGGCCCACACTGGCAGCGCTATAACGGCAGCTAGCCAGCTACCAACGCGCTCCAAATCTGGGACCTCCCACCGGCCCTACACGTTAGCCTGCCTCCCCCATTCAATCAACGACCAGCACAATAACGAACTCCTAGATCCGACGGCCTGAATCCGCCGCCAGCCCGCTATATATCCAGTCACCTCACCCACGGGCACCCTCTCTTTCCGCCCTCCGCAACCTCACGAGACTCCCCCAACCCCAGGCGACcctcctcggcggcggcggcgcgggcggcgatgCAGATGGCGGCGACCACAACGGAGTCACAGGTGGCCGTGCCGCCTCACCACCCCCACGCGCACCCACATCCGCACCCACCTCCGCATCACCCGCACCCGCACCATCACATGCCGCAGCCGCGGTGGGTCGTCCTCCCCTACCCGCCGCCGTCCATGGTGGccgccccgcccccgccgccgccgcagttCGCCAAGCACTACGCGCCGGGGCCGCCGCCTCCCCCTGCCGCGGCCGGGCGACGCACGCCGACCCCACCCGCGGCCGGATCCGGCGGGAACGGCTGCGAGGAGAATAAGACGATCTGGGTCGGCGACCTCCAGTACTGGATGGACGAGAACTACCTCCATAACTGCTTCGGCCCCAGCGGCGAGGTTCGTGTTCTCTCCCGATCCGGACTTGTCCGTACTAGATCTCGCGAATACAGTAAGATTCGCCCCATTCTTTTGTGTTGATTCATGTGTTGTGCCATCAAATTGCCATGAAAGCGTATATTTTGTGCTTTGTCGTCGCTTGATGCGAATAAAAGGCGATGCTTCTATAATTAGCCGTGAAAAGTTGCTCAAGGCGCCAACTTTAAGGCCATTCAATATACGTAGTACGGATGGAATGCTCTTCTTTGAATGGTTATTACTTCCATCACTGCAAGCCATTTCTTCTTCTTTCTGAATTGTAATAACAAACAAAATAGCATTATTCTTTGCGATGCTAGCTTCCAAAGGTGCCGACTTTGGGGATTTATACTAGTTTGGTTAGTACTCGTTTGGAGGAAACAGTCTTGGCACGCATAATTTAATGAACATTGTGAACGAGCTGAGCTAGTTTGCATTTTGGTGATTACGGAATAAGTGAAGTAACGGTTGGAGGGGTGAAAGGAAGCCATAATGAAAGCCTTGACCAATTACGACTATCTTTTATTGGGAGGTTTGCTTACTGACGTGGACAGGAATTGGGAAAGGTGGCAAGTACTTTGTCTGGAAGATGGTTAACGAAGAAAGCAAGTTGTACGCGTTCTTGTGTTTGTACAATTTGGCAGGAACTATCCTTCACAAACAGCAACCATGATAGGTTTATTAAAAGACATAATGAATGTGAACCACTCACGGGTTCATCTATTTTTTTGCCTTCAATCATTGCGTATTTCTTCTCTTACCCAAGTACTAGTTTACTCACCCTTTTCTCTACATCTGCTTCATAGGTGGTAACAATAAAAGTTATCCGCAATAGGCAAACTGGACAATCAGAGGGATATGGTTTTGTAGAGTTCTTTTCCCATGCATCAGCAGACAAAGCTCTTCAGAATTTTACTGGTCATGTGATGCCCAACACTGATCGAGCCTTTAAGTTGAACTGGGCATCCTATAGCATGGGTGAAAAGCGATCAGAAGTTGTCTCTGACCACTCAATTTTTGTTGGTGATTTAGCTGCTGATGTTACTGATGAAATGTTGATGGAGCTTTTTGCTAGCAAGTATCGCTCCGTGAAAGGAGCTAAAGTTATCATTGATGCAAACACAGGCCGTTCTAGGGGCTATGGATTTGTTAGATTTGGAGATGATACCGACAAAGCTCATGCAATGACTGAAATGAACGGTGTTTATTGCTCTACTAGACCGATTCGCGTAGGACCTGCAACGCCTAGAAGAACCTCTGGTATGTCCCTTCTTCGCGGTTGTTCTGCAGCCCTAAACTGTACAACCTTCTTTTTGTTAGTTTGTGGATTGTCTTGTATTTTTcgtacaagtgctttaacttgcacTAAATTTGACTCATTTTATGGCCACATTGTACCTATCATTACTATCACTATTTGTTTTGGAAAAATCTACTCATACCTTTGTATGACCCTGATGTTGTCGTAGTGTTCTcctattactccctctgtcccacaatataagatcgtttttcaaGCTATGTATATTGTGGGACCGAGGGAGTAGTTTTTTTCAGTACACATCCTGTTTTTAATGAAGAAGTTATTGATCATCTATCTGTACTTGTTTTGCCTTTCTGGACTATGTACATGACCTGTGTAGATTAACAGATAGTATCAAACAAACAAATCCACTTCCACTGTGGTGCTAGTGTTCCTACTGCCTGTAGTGGGGCCAGTTCTACTGCTTCAATTGCTATAAGTCCTTGTATTCATATATGGAGCATGTCATGTATTCTGCTTCTTTGTTAAGGGCGATATGGAATTGGTTATTTTCTCATACGAGATCCGTATAGGTTTAATCCTTGTTGCGCAACTTAATGACTATTAACTTCAGGTGATTCTGGTTCCTCAACCCCTGGCCATTCAGATGGTGATTCAAATAACAGAACGGTGTGTATACTGGTGTTTTCATAGTGTTTGTTAACCTTGTAGCTTCTTAGTTTCTAATCTGAAATTCTCAACCTGCTTTAGGTATATGTTGGTGGGCTCGACCCAAATGTTAGTGAAGACGAGCTGAGGAAATCATTTGCCAAATATGGTGATGTTGCCTCTGTCAAAATTCCTCTAGGGAAGCAGTGTGGCTTTGTTCAGTATGTCAACAGGTACTTTTCTGAAGTTCTTATGTGTTTTACTGGTTATTTCTATGTAACTTACAAGCTATACTTTTATTTGTGCCACTGTTTTAGAACTGATGCAGAAGAAGCACTGCAAGGATTGAATGGGGCTGTCATTGGAAAGCAGGCAGTTCGCCTTTCGTGGGGCCGCAGCCCATCACACAAACAGGTTGGCCATGTGCCTCTTAACTGTTTCCTTCTTTGATCATTCCTTGCTATAGTATGAGTTTGCATTGAACCAATCATCTTGGTAAAAGTACAATGACCACTATGTTTGAAAACTCTTAAGTTAAGTTTGGAAAATTTGTCAGTAACCTATGGATGACTATAAATTGGATGTACTATAACAAATTAGCCTTGCAAGATAATTTCCATATATGATATTTTCTTTTCCTATATGATAATGATCTTTCCCATGAAAGGCTACTTTGTTGTGTCCATGTTTAATTGATTTATGACTAATACGGACTAGCGCTGACTTGATGTGGGAATTGAAACGTTCCTGCTATAATGGATCTGTTCCTTCTTGTCCCATATGCTAGCAATTATTCCAACACAATTATTTTCTATAGTTGCAGCCTTATGCTTGGTAGTTGTTTCTagtctaatactccctccgtcccagaatGCAAGACGTTTTTCCACACTAGAGTAGtgtgaaaaaacgtcttacattatgggactgaGTACTAAATAAACTTTGAACATGCAGACTAGTTTAATCCTTGTTTAGTTTAGCTCAGTTCATTTTGCAAACCTAGTTTTGGTACAACTAAGCAACCAAGCTTCCTATCCTCTCATTCAGCCTGTGATCTGTTCTACATACCTTGCGTGCTGTGTGGCTATGTAAAAAGGGCAATGCCATGATTGTGTAATATATGCCCTGTGGCCCATCTGTAGCTTTATTTTAAGGCTATGCATTTTGAGGGTGCTTGTTGACTGAATGCCATGCCTTCATGGAAAACATTCGAGCTCAGAGATAAGTAGATCAGTCATCAC is a window of Triticum dicoccoides isolate Atlit2015 ecotype Zavitan chromosome 2B, WEW_v2.0, whole genome shotgun sequence DNA encoding:
- the LOC119364436 gene encoding polyadenylate-binding protein RBP47-like isoform X2; the protein is MQMAATTTESQVAVPPHHPHAHPHPHPPPHHPHPHHHMPQPRWVVLPYPPPSMVAAPPPPPPQFAKHYAPGPPPPPAAAGRRTPTPPAAGSGGNGCEENKTIWVGDLQYWMDENYLHNCFGPSGEVVTIKVIRNRQTGQSEGYGFVEFFSHASADKALQNFTGHVMPNTDRAFKLNWASYSMGEKRSEVVSDHSIFVGDLAADVTDEMLMELFASKYRSVKGAKVIIDANTGRSRGYGFVRFGDDTDKAHAMTEMNGVYCSTRPIRVGPATPRRTSDGDSNNRTVYVGGLDPNVSEDELRKSFAKYGDVASVKIPLGKQCGFVQYVNRTDAEEALQGLNGAVIGKQAVRLSWGRSPSHKQSRGDSGNRRNNNNMYYGTPFYGGYGYASPVPHPNMYAPAYGAYPFYGNQQLVS
- the LOC119364436 gene encoding polyadenylate-binding protein RBP47-like isoform X1, which translates into the protein MQMAATTTESQVAVPPHHPHAHPHPHPPPHHPHPHHHMPQPRWVVLPYPPPSMVAAPPPPPPQFAKHYAPGPPPPPAAAGRRTPTPPAAGSGGNGCEENKTIWVGDLQYWMDENYLHNCFGPSGEVVTIKVIRNRQTGQSEGYGFVEFFSHASADKALQNFTGHVMPNTDRAFKLNWASYSMGEKRSEVVSDHSIFVGDLAADVTDEMLMELFASKYRSVKGAKVIIDANTGRSRGYGFVRFGDDTDKAHAMTEMNGVYCSTRPIRVGPATPRRTSGDSGSSTPGHSDGDSNNRTVYVGGLDPNVSEDELRKSFAKYGDVASVKIPLGKQCGFVQYVNRTDAEEALQGLNGAVIGKQAVRLSWGRSPSHKQSRGDSGNRRNNNNMYYGTPFYGGYGYASPVPHPNMYAPAYGAYPFYGNQQLVS